Proteins from one Planctomycetia bacterium genomic window:
- a CDS encoding EamA family transporter, which translates to MWRRGLSPIPSRTYFRSDSLSDHPIFVIAVTHALLTLVCVPLLLSPLELGGGAAYWANIIAAAFLAVAGNALLVAALRTSDLTVLGPINAYKSVISLVLGIFLVHEIPTPTGVLGVLLIVAGSYFVVDRDENQPRRNAFIQFLHERGVQLRFAALGLSATEAIFLKRALIVSTPLTTFVVWCGLGVPIAALASGLLLRGRLREEGTIFRKDWPTYLWLAAATGLMQFATLDTFGKLQVGYSLALFQLSTLLSVFFGLPLFSGAEHPKAAARHAHHGWRSSADRRVRSEWVMRT; encoded by the coding sequence TTGTGGCGGCGAGGATTATCGCCAATCCCGTCTCGAACGTATTTCAGAAGCGACTCGCTCAGCGATCATCCCATCTTCGTCATCGCGGTAACGCACGCCCTGTTGACGCTCGTTTGCGTACCCCTACTTCTGTCGCCGTTGGAACTTGGCGGCGGAGCGGCCTACTGGGCGAACATCATAGCCGCCGCATTCCTTGCCGTGGCAGGCAATGCCTTGCTCGTCGCTGCCCTGCGAACGAGCGACCTAACGGTGCTTGGACCGATCAACGCGTACAAATCCGTGATCAGTCTGGTCCTTGGTATCTTTTTGGTGCATGAGATTCCGACGCCAACAGGTGTGCTGGGCGTGCTGCTCATTGTCGCCGGAAGCTATTTCGTGGTGGATCGAGACGAGAACCAGCCTCGCCGTAACGCGTTCATTCAGTTCCTTCACGAGCGGGGAGTGCAACTGCGATTTGCCGCCCTAGGGCTTTCCGCCACGGAAGCGATCTTTCTCAAGCGAGCCCTGATAGTGTCGACGCCGCTGACGACATTCGTGGTCTGGTGCGGGCTTGGAGTGCCGATCGCGGCGCTCGCGTCGGGATTGCTATTGCGAGGGCGCCTGCGCGAGGAGGGGACGATCTTCCGAAAGGACTGGCCGACGTACCTCTGGCTTGCGGCCGCCACCGGGCTGATGCAATTCGCGACGCTCGACACATTTGGAAAACTTCAGGTGGGCTATTCGCTCGCCTTATTTCAGTTATCCACGCTGCTGAGCGTTTTTTTTGGGCTACCGTTATTTTCAGGAGCGGAACATCCGAAAGCGGCTGCTCGGCACGCTCATCATGGTTGGCGGAGCAGTGCTGATCGTCGTGTTCGGAGCGAATGGGTAATGCGTACTTGA